In Arthrobacter alpinus, a single window of DNA contains:
- a CDS encoding DUF1737 domain-containing protein yields the protein MSTDESPLAYRLITGPDDRSFCERISAALAEGYVLHGGPAVTANGGTVICAQAVILPHAVASSDVAVANALDELDADLEFDGEGIA from the coding sequence ATGTCCACGGACGAATCCCCACTGGCTTACCGCCTGATCACCGGCCCCGACGACCGAAGTTTTTGTGAGCGCATCTCCGCCGCACTGGCCGAGGGTTATGTGCTGCACGGTGGGCCCGCCGTGACCGCCAACGGCGGCACCGTGATCTGCGCCCAGGCCGTCATCCTCCCTCACGCCGTGGCCAGCAGCGACGTGGCCGTCGCCAACGCCCTGGACGAGCTCGACGCCGATCTGGAATTCGACGGCGAGGGAATCGCGTGA
- a CDS encoding rhodanese-like domain-containing protein: MSYAGDLAPATAWDHIAAGAVLVDVRTEGEWTHIGVPDTSALNTEPVFIQWNLANGSNNPQFLAELLQAVPTEKSLVVLCRSGARSIAAATAATAAGYTAYNVLEGFEGEPDRYGDRVVNGWKNRKLPWR, from the coding sequence GTGAGCTACGCCGGCGATCTGGCCCCGGCCACAGCATGGGATCACATAGCGGCAGGAGCCGTGTTGGTTGATGTTCGCACGGAGGGGGAATGGACCCACATTGGCGTTCCGGACACGTCTGCGCTGAACACGGAGCCGGTCTTCATCCAATGGAATCTGGCCAACGGCAGCAACAATCCACAGTTCCTGGCCGAGCTGCTTCAAGCAGTGCCTACCGAGAAATCACTGGTGGTGCTGTGCCGTTCGGGCGCACGCTCCATTGCCGCGGCGACGGCCGCAACGGCGGCCGGGTACACGGCGTACAACGTTTTGGAAGGCTTTGAGGGCGAACCTGACCGCTACGGCGACAGGGTGGTCAACGGCTGGAAGAACCGGAAGCTGCCCTGGCGCTAG
- a CDS encoding O-succinylhomoserine sulfhydrylase: MSNFNEHAATWAPDTAAVRGGLDRSNFQETSEALFLNSGFVYESAEAAEQAFTGEVDRFVYSRYGNPSVATFQERLRLLEGKEACFATASGMSAVFTALGALLAAGDRVVASRSLFGSCFVILNELLPRWGVETVFVDGPDLDQWREALSVPTTAVFFESPSNPMQEIVDIKAVCDLAHAAGAQVVADNVFATPLLQRCGDFGADIIVYSGTKHIDGQGRVLGGAILGSKEFIDGPVKNLMRHTGPALSAFNAWVLTKGLETMNLRVTHSCNNALALGEFLEKQPQIGRVLYPHLPSHPQYELAKQQMKAGGTVLTFELAEPAGGTTKDAAFALLNALQIIDISNNLGDAKSLITHPATTTHRAMGPEGRAAIGLTDGFLRLSVGLEDLDDLKQDLAAALAAI, encoded by the coding sequence TTGAGTAACTTTAACGAGCATGCAGCCACCTGGGCGCCGGACACGGCGGCCGTGCGCGGCGGGCTTGACCGCAGCAACTTCCAGGAAACCTCCGAGGCACTGTTCCTGAACTCCGGGTTTGTGTACGAATCGGCCGAGGCCGCCGAGCAGGCGTTCACGGGCGAGGTGGACCGCTTTGTCTATTCCCGCTACGGCAACCCGTCCGTGGCAACCTTCCAGGAACGGCTGCGTCTGTTGGAGGGGAAGGAGGCCTGCTTCGCCACGGCCTCTGGCATGTCCGCAGTCTTCACAGCGTTGGGTGCGTTGCTGGCGGCTGGAGACCGGGTGGTTGCCTCACGCTCACTCTTTGGTTCCTGCTTTGTCATCCTGAACGAGTTGTTGCCGCGCTGGGGCGTGGAGACGGTATTTGTGGACGGGCCTGATCTTGATCAGTGGCGCGAGGCATTGTCCGTTCCCACCACGGCTGTGTTCTTTGAATCGCCGTCAAACCCGATGCAGGAAATTGTTGATATTAAGGCCGTCTGCGATCTGGCCCATGCCGCCGGCGCACAGGTGGTTGCCGACAACGTCTTCGCCACGCCGCTCCTGCAGCGGTGCGGTGACTTCGGCGCGGACATCATTGTCTACTCCGGGACCAAGCACATTGACGGGCAGGGGCGGGTCTTGGGTGGCGCCATCCTGGGCAGCAAGGAGTTCATCGACGGGCCGGTCAAGAACCTCATGCGCCACACGGGGCCCGCGCTGTCCGCGTTCAACGCCTGGGTGCTGACCAAGGGTCTGGAAACCATGAACCTGCGTGTGACTCATTCGTGCAACAACGCGTTGGCCTTGGGTGAATTTCTCGAGAAACAGCCGCAGATCGGCCGCGTCCTGTACCCGCATCTGCCATCGCACCCGCAATATGAACTGGCCAAGCAGCAGATGAAGGCCGGCGGAACCGTGCTGACCTTCGAACTGGCCGAGCCTGCTGGCGGAACCACCAAGGATGCGGCTTTTGCGCTGCTGAATGCCTTGCAGATCATCGATATCTCCAACAACCTAGGAGATGCGAAGTCGCTCATTACTCACCCGGCCACCACCACGCACCGCGCCATGGGACCGGAAGGCCGTGCGGCCATTGGGCTCACCGACGGTTTCCTTCGCCTGTCCGTGGGTCTGGAGGACCTGGACGACCTCAAGCAGGACCTCGCTGCCGCACTGGCTGCCATCTAG